In a single window of the Helicobacter felis ATCC 49179 genome:
- a CDS encoding SLC13 family permease, whose protein sequence is MSQKSFKFNVPLVGFVVGLVLAIGVYYALHAHLDEIKHTLTKPGLKLDSLPIVAGVAVLMGAWWMSEAIELVATALLPLVLFSALGVASFKEVGASYGSPIIFLFMGGFVLAMAMQRWNLHSRIALRIILLVGTSPRALVAGFMLATAFLSMWVSNTATAVMMMPVGLSVLSLVAKLLQERDYKANPLSADDPLSYQSTHGGALHTIVHKGKDAPGVPIYRTNFSICLMLGIAYSASIGSLATLIGTPPNALLAGYMQEAFHLKIGFGQWMILGVPIALLMLIGAWFLLTYIIFPIKIKEIPGGKEVIAKELQKLGPMSAGELWVAGLFVLASLSWVSLGSLLHSMGIKIANLDSIIAMGVAIALFIIPAQQTRLIDWEMMKKLPWDVLLLFGGGLALSAQFSKSGLSLWIGHQVGHLAHLPLLLLMLLVVTLVIFLTEITSNTATAAAFLPVIGGVALGLGYEHSQALFFTIPVALAATCAFMLPVATPPNAIAYGSGYVKMQDMIKAGLWLNVLGIVLISLITYALVGQIFVRS, encoded by the coding sequence ATGTCACAGAAAAGTTTTAAGTTCAATGTGCCTTTGGTCGGGTTTGTTGTGGGGTTGGTGTTGGCAATAGGGGTGTATTATGCCCTCCATGCGCATTTGGATGAGATTAAACACACCCTCACCAAGCCCGGGCTTAAATTAGATTCTCTGCCCATTGTGGCAGGGGTGGCGGTCTTGATGGGGGCTTGGTGGATGAGCGAGGCGATCGAGCTGGTGGCTACCGCTCTACTCCCTCTCGTGCTCTTTAGCGCGCTAGGGGTGGCGAGCTTTAAAGAGGTGGGCGCGTCCTATGGGAGTCCTATTATCTTTTTATTTATGGGGGGCTTTGTGTTGGCGATGGCGATGCAACGCTGGAATCTGCATAGTCGTATCGCGCTCAGAATCATCTTACTTGTGGGCACGAGCCCTAGGGCATTGGTCGCTGGTTTTATGTTGGCGACTGCCTTTTTGTCCATGTGGGTTTCTAACACCGCTACGGCGGTGATGATGATGCCTGTGGGCTTGAGCGTGTTAAGCCTTGTGGCAAAATTGCTCCAAGAGAGAGATTATAAAGCCAATCCCCTCTCTGCAGACGATCCCCTCTCCTACCAATCCACCCATGGGGGCGCATTGCATACCATTGTGCATAAGGGCAAGGATGCCCCCGGTGTGCCTATTTATCGCACCAATTTTAGTATTTGTTTAATGTTGGGTATCGCTTATAGCGCTTCCATTGGTTCGCTAGCCACCTTGATTGGCACGCCCCCTAACGCCCTACTAGCTGGCTACATGCAAGAGGCGTTTCATTTAAAAATTGGCTTTGGGCAGTGGATGATCTTAGGCGTACCCATTGCCTTACTCATGCTCATAGGGGCGTGGTTTCTGCTAACTTACATTATTTTTCCCATCAAGATTAAAGAAATCCCCGGGGGCAAAGAGGTGATTGCTAAGGAGTTGCAAAAGTTAGGACCGATGAGCGCGGGGGAACTCTGGGTTGCAGGCTTGTTTGTGCTCGCTTCTTTGAGCTGGGTGTCTTTAGGTAGTCTCTTGCACTCTATGGGAATCAAGATCGCTAATTTAGACTCCATCATCGCTATGGGGGTGGCTATTGCACTCTTCATCATCCCGGCACAGCAAACCCGCCTCATTGATTGGGAGATGATGAAAAAACTCCCTTGGGATGTGCTCTTGCTCTTTGGAGGCGGGCTAGCACTCAGCGCGCAATTTAGCAAAAGCGGGCTATCTTTGTGGATCGGGCATCAAGTTGGGCACTTGGCGCATCTGCCCTTATTGCTCTTAATGCTCTTGGTGGTTACTTTAGTGATCTTTTTGACCGAAATCACTTCTAACACCGCCACGGCTGCGGCTTTTTTGCCCGTGATTGGGGGCGTGGCTTTGGGCTTGGGCTATGAACACTCCCAAGCCCTCTTTTTTACCATTCCGGTAGCCCTAGCAGCTACCTGCGCTTTTATGTTGCCCGTAGCCACGCCACCCAATGCGATCGCCTATGGCTCGGGCTATGTCAAAATGCAAGACATGATTAAAGCCGGGCTATGGCTCAATGTCTTAGGGATTGTGCTCATTAGTCTTATCACCTACGCTTTAGTAGGTCAAATTTTTGTAAGGAGTTAG
- a CDS encoding pseudouridine synthase, with protein sequence MRLNQFIARYAHCSRRQADTLIAEGKVKINHQVASFTTPFNKEDKIFIEGRLLKIPKAPRYSVVIYHKPKGELVARRDDRARPTIFESLDRKFAHFIPVGRLDFASSGLLLLSDHSGVASALMHSALERVYLLKIQGPITPEILEGMQNGICSHKGAHPNNPKQSLELPPFAHCHIIKNHPHFSKLKITLTEGKNRELRRFFAHFDRAVLDLQRVSYGFTHLNALPEGKTRYLNPKEYQHLHTFLKDTKL encoded by the coding sequence ATGCGCTTAAACCAGTTTATCGCCCGTTATGCCCACTGCTCACGCCGCCAAGCCGATACCTTGATTGCAGAGGGCAAGGTCAAAATCAACCACCAAGTCGCCAGCTTTACCACGCCCTTTAATAAAGAGGATAAAATCTTTATAGAGGGCAGATTGCTCAAAATCCCCAAAGCCCCCCGCTATAGCGTGGTGATCTACCACAAGCCTAAGGGGGAGTTAGTGGCGCGCAGAGATGATCGCGCCCGCCCCACCATCTTTGAGAGTTTGGATCGTAAATTCGCCCATTTTATCCCTGTGGGGCGTTTGGACTTTGCCTCTAGCGGGCTCTTGCTCCTCAGCGATCATAGCGGAGTGGCTAGTGCGCTGATGCATAGCGCGCTAGAGCGGGTGTATTTGCTCAAAATTCAAGGCCCTATTACTCCCGAGATTTTAGAGGGCATGCAAAATGGGATTTGCTCCCACAAAGGCGCACACCCTAACAACCCCAAACAGAGCCTAGAGCTCCCCCCCTTTGCGCACTGCCATATCATTAAAAACCACCCGCATTTTTCTAAGCTCAAAATCACCCTCACAGAGGGTAAGAATAGAGAATTACGCCGCTTCTTCGCCCATTTTGATCGCGCTGTGCTAGATTTACAACGCGTGTCCTATGGCTTTACCCATCTTAACGCCCTCCCTGAAGGCAAAACGCGCTATTTAAACCCTAAAGAATACCAGCACCTACACACTTTTCTCAAAGACACCAAATTATAA
- a CDS encoding DNA-methyltransferase, with protein MLDKILQGNCLELLPTLPSESVDLIIADPPYFMQTQGDLLRDNGEVFMGVRAAWDQFESLQAYDSFCLAWLSECRRVLKAHGSIWVMGSFQNIYRLGYLMQNLGFWILNDIIWAKPNPVPNFRGSRFCNAHESLLWCAKDKSARYTFNYKTMKALNHNKQERSIWHISICMGAERLKGADRKKLHPTQKPQALLEKIILSSSKPGDLILDPFFGTGTTGAIAKKFKRHFLGIEQDPLFVQEATKRIANITPLSNPFIEASLEIKPPKVSLKQLCKAGFLQEKQKFYDKEQNYICYLLEDRLHDHQEHLSIHQMAAKHLHKKNHNGWTYFYVFWQGEFVSVDLLRYAYNARA; from the coding sequence TTGCTAGACAAAATCTTGCAGGGAAACTGCCTAGAACTCTTGCCCACCCTGCCCTCTGAGAGTGTGGACTTGATCATCGCCGATCCGCCCTATTTTATGCAGACACAGGGGGATTTATTGCGTGATAATGGAGAGGTCTTTATGGGTGTGCGTGCAGCATGGGATCAATTTGAGAGTCTGCAGGCTTACGATTCTTTTTGTTTGGCATGGCTAAGCGAGTGTAGACGCGTGTTAAAAGCGCATGGGAGTATCTGGGTGATGGGCTCGTTTCAAAATATCTACCGCTTGGGCTATTTAATGCAGAATTTGGGTTTTTGGATTCTCAATGACATCATCTGGGCTAAACCTAATCCCGTGCCCAATTTCAGGGGTAGTCGCTTTTGCAACGCCCATGAAAGCCTGCTTTGGTGTGCTAAAGATAAGAGTGCGCGCTACACCTTTAATTATAAGACTATGAAAGCCCTCAATCACAACAAGCAAGAACGCAGTATATGGCATATAAGCATTTGCATGGGGGCAGAACGCCTCAAAGGAGCGGATAGGAAAAAGCTCCACCCCACCCAAAAACCCCAAGCCCTCTTAGAAAAGATCATTCTCTCTAGCAGTAAGCCCGGGGATTTGATTTTAGACCCTTTTTTTGGCACGGGCACTACGGGGGCGATTGCTAAAAAATTCAAACGCCATTTTTTAGGCATCGAGCAAGACCCCCTCTTCGTGCAAGAAGCCACCAAGCGCATCGCTAATATCACCCCACTAAGCAACCCTTTTATAGAGGCTAGCCTAGAGATCAAACCCCCCAAAGTGAGCTTAAAACAACTCTGCAAAGCGGGCTTTTTGCAAGAGAAACAGAAATTTTATGACAAAGAGCAAAATTACATTTGTTATCTGCTAGAGGATCGCTTGCATGATCACCAAGAACATTTGAGTATCCACCAAATGGCGGCTAAACACCTACACAAAAAAAATCACAATGGTTGGACATATTTTTATGTCTTTTGGCAAGGGGAGTTTGTGAGTGTAGATTTACTACGCTACGCCTACAACGCCCGCGCCTAG
- a CDS encoding type II toxin-antitoxin system mRNA interferase toxin, RelE/StbE family, with amino-acid sequence MKVQNQRVFLELKKLCQMTSLFKRMLKSLNPQDLSKLKIMIRTILSGKQLPRNYAKHPLKSQATYLDCHVRPDLVLIYRHDNSGLLLVDLGKHNKVFKK; translated from the coding sequence ATGAAGGTACAAAACCAGCGCGTTTTTTTGGAACTTAAGAAGTTGTGTCAGATGACCAGTCTATTTAAAAGGATGCTCAAAAGTCTCAATCCTCAAGATTTATCAAAACTCAAGATAATGATTCGGACAATTCTATCTGGGAAACAACTACCTCGCAACTATGCAAAACACCCTCTTAAAAGTCAAGCGACTTATCTTGACTGCCATGTAAGACCCGATCTTGTGTTGATCTATCGCCATGACAACTCAGGCTTGCTTCTAGTTGATCTTGGCAAACACAATAAAGTCTTCAAAAAATAG
- the dxr gene encoding 1-deoxy-D-xylulose-5-phosphate reductoisomerase — MSKSVVILGSTGSIGTQALEVTQTLGVGVEALSGGRNEALLLEQIHAHKPQKVFLPQPSKGFLKNLPSQVALFAGTQGLEEMLESCRSPVILNALSGFAGLKPTLSTLQHNKTLALANKESLVVAGWLLDTKGMIPIDSEHFGLWSLLQGRDIQEVAQLYLSASGGALRDLEPEQIPYQSLEKVLKHPNWDMGAHITINAANMLNKLFEVLEARWLFGITCIDACIERTSSVHALVRFKDQSLHAQLSTPDMKLPIAHALAPKQACQQASIAPLDLCDLPPLKFEPIDTRKYPLWALKDTLLENPKLGVVLNASAEVACQAFIKGQISFGQIVGVVQESLARFSNATKSLANLEDIYTLDAQVRASI; from the coding sequence ATGTCTAAAAGCGTGGTGATCCTAGGGAGCACGGGCTCCATTGGAACTCAAGCCCTAGAAGTGACGCAAACTCTAGGGGTTGGTGTGGAGGCTTTAAGTGGTGGGCGCAATGAAGCTTTGCTCTTAGAGCAAATCCACGCCCACAAGCCCCAAAAAGTCTTTTTGCCCCAGCCTAGTAAGGGATTTTTAAAGAATTTGCCCTCTCAGGTCGCCCTTTTTGCAGGCACGCAGGGGCTAGAGGAGATGTTAGAATCGTGCCGCTCCCCAGTGATCTTAAATGCTTTAAGCGGATTTGCCGGACTAAAGCCCACCTTGAGCACGCTGCAACACAACAAAACCCTAGCCCTAGCCAATAAAGAATCCTTGGTCGTGGCAGGTTGGTTGCTAGATACAAAGGGCATGATCCCCATTGATAGCGAACATTTTGGGTTGTGGAGTTTGTTACAAGGTAGGGATATTCAAGAGGTCGCACAACTCTACTTGAGCGCGAGCGGGGGGGCACTGCGGGATTTAGAACCTGAGCAAATCCCTTATCAAAGCCTAGAAAAGGTCTTAAAACACCCTAATTGGGACATGGGCGCGCATATCACCATCAACGCGGCTAACATGCTCAATAAACTCTTTGAGGTGTTGGAAGCCCGTTGGCTCTTTGGCATTACCTGTATTGATGCGTGCATTGAGCGCACTTCTAGTGTGCATGCCCTCGTGCGCTTTAAAGATCAAAGTCTGCACGCCCAGCTCTCCACTCCAGATATGAAACTCCCCATCGCCCACGCCCTAGCCCCCAAGCAAGCCTGCCAGCAAGCCAGCATCGCGCCTTTAGATTTATGTGATCTACCCCCCTTGAAGTTTGAGCCCATAGATACGCGCAAATACCCCCTATGGGCTCTCAAGGACACGCTTTTAGAGAACCCCAAATTAGGCGTGGTGCTCAATGCGAGCGCAGAAGTGGCGTGCCAAGCCTTTATCAAGGGTCAAATTTCCTTTGGGCAGATTGTAGGGGTGGTGCAAGAGAGTTTAGCGCGTTTTAGCAACGCCACTAAATCACTGGCTAATTTAGAGGATATTTACACTTTGGACGCGCAGGTGCGCGCGTCTATATAG
- a CDS encoding phosphatidate cytidylyltransferase, with product MDFSKLQGEKTRYITGVALVILVGVVLAFNDVRLVWAVLGVAYLLGFYEALKLYEKIHALSFSFWHYGLALVVWGLAYISPRPIESALFVGMFFAGALAFRGKDSRQILPLLYPTLPFVVLLALFKDFGVRGVLWLVVVVVVADVGAYFGGRLLGRIPLSPTSPKKTLEGSLIGLALASLLGGLAGLWSVGFVGALGMSVVVALSAILGDLFESYLKRRAEVKDSGACLPGHGGILDRLDAMLFGGVSLHFLLLFAHV from the coding sequence ATGGATTTTTCTAAGTTGCAGGGAGAAAAGACGCGCTACATCACGGGGGTAGCTTTAGTGATCTTGGTGGGGGTTGTGCTAGCTTTTAACGATGTGCGTCTGGTATGGGCGGTGCTAGGCGTGGCGTATTTGCTAGGTTTTTACGAGGCTTTAAAACTCTATGAAAAAATCCATGCTCTTAGCTTTTCGTTTTGGCATTATGGGCTAGCTTTAGTGGTGTGGGGGCTTGCTTACATTAGCCCGCGCCCCATTGAGAGCGCGTTATTTGTGGGGATGTTCTTTGCCGGGGCTCTAGCTTTTAGGGGTAAGGATAGCAGGCAAATCTTACCCCTCCTTTACCCCACTTTGCCCTTTGTGGTGCTCTTGGCGTTATTTAAGGATTTTGGCGTGCGGGGGGTGCTGTGGCTAGTGGTGGTCGTGGTGGTCGCTGATGTGGGGGCGTATTTTGGGGGCAGATTGCTAGGCAGAATCCCCCTAAGCCCCACTTCTCCCAAAAAGACCCTAGAGGGCTCTTTGATCGGATTAGCTTTGGCGAGTTTGCTAGGAGGGTTAGCCGGGCTGTGGAGTGTGGGTTTTGTGGGGGCGTTGGGGATGAGCGTGGTAGTCGCCTTGAGTGCGATCTTGGGCGATCTGTTTGAGAGCTATCTCAAGCGCAGGGCTGAAGTTAAAGACAGCGGGGCATGCTTGCCCGGGCATGGGGGGATTTTAGATCGCTTGGATGCGATGCTTTTTGGAGGGGTAAGTTTGCATTTTTTACTCCTCTTTGCCCATGTCTAA